Part of the Synergistaceae bacterium genome is shown below.
ATCCGGATCATATGACTCAAGAGAATTTGCGAGATTCTGATATAGTGTTGATGTTATATCTTGTTCGCTGGTTATTTCACTTGAAGGCGTTATATTTTCGTGTTCGTCATGTGATAAATCATGCGCAAAAATTTCACCCGTTATATTTTGCGCTTGTATAGTATCTTCACGAGAGAATAATATTTCCTGCTCGTCTAAAATATTTGCGTCATTGCCCGGAGTCTCTGTAATATTCTGCAGGTCGTGCGCATTTATAGCAGCATTAATCGGGGCGAGTAATAGTCCCGTCCCTGCGTCTTTGTTATTATTATTAAGCCAGTCCATTAAATCCTGCTTCAAATTACAAGCTCACCTTTTATATAATATTCTGGTTTAGTGATTTGTCAGTTTACCCCGATTTTATGAACTTGGCAACGTTAAGGCGTTCAGAACATGCTATTATTATGTATAAAAATTTTTCATGAAAGCATGTGATATTGAATGTCAAACATGACTATAAAGACTTCAAGATTTGGCGAGGTCGAATATAAACAGGAAGATTTATTATTTTTTCCGCGCGGTATTCCTGCATTTGAGACTATGCACGAATGGATTTTAGCAGGCAGTGATGACAGCGCAATTAAATGGCTTCAAAGCATTAACGACGGAGATTTAGCACTCCCAGTAACTTCACCCGACGCAATTCAACCGGATTATAACGCCCGAATCCCTGAAGATGAGCTAAAGATGATAGGCACAGTAAATCCCGCTGACCTTGCATTATTAATAGTCGTCTCGATTCCTCCTGCTGCTCCGTGGAACATGACGGCAAATTTACGCGCTCCAATTCTCATAAATTTAAAGACTCATAAGGCCGTGCAGGTTATAGCCCTCAATGAAGAGTACCCGATAAGACATGTTATATTCCCTGAAGATGTCCGCGAAAAAATGAAGGCTTCTGCTCAACCTGCTCAATTAAAGCAAGAAAACGGAGGCGATGAATAATGCTCGTCTTAAGCAGAAGAGTTAATGAAAGCATTCAAATCGGCACAGACATTGAAATAATGGTAATTGACGTTCGCGGCGATGTAGTAAGACTCGGAATAACTGCCCCGCAATCGACTCAAAGTTGGCGCAAAGAATTATGGGACGTAATCGTCAAAGAAAACAAGACAGCCGCAGAAGGTGTGAGATTTCCGGACTATAAAGCTGCGACCCGCCTGCCATTGTCGACATTCTCGAAACTCTCAAAGATTCCCACGGTTCATATTAATAATAGGATTGATGATAAAGAATGAACGATAAAAAAATTGCGGTTGTATTAGGCTCTGACAGTGATTTAAATATTGCTGAGAAGTGCGTAAAAGTGTTAAAGACTCTAGGGCTTGAGTTCACAGTAAATATAATTTCTGCTCATAGGACTCCGGAAAAAGCGCGGGAATTTGCCATTAATGCACGTGATAATAATTACGGCGTAATAATTGCCATTGCTGGGAAGTCTGCGGCACTTGCGGGCGTGTTAGCTGCTCATACAAGAGTTCCCGTTATTGGCGTTCCTGTTATGAGTCAAGATTTAGGCGGGCTTGATGCTTTACTCTCAAGTGTTCAAATGCCCCCGGGAGTCCCTGTTGCTTGTGTTGCCATTGACGGCGGGGCAAATGCTGCGTGGCTTGCTGCGAGAATCTTGGCCGTTAGTGATAATGATTTAGCGCAAAAATTAGAAATCGAGACTCAAAAAATGTCGGAAAGTGTAGAGAAAAAGAATCATGACATACAAGCGAAATTCATATAAAGACTCAGGCGTTGACGTTACAGCAGGTTATGAGTCAGTAAAATTAATGCGCTCCCACGTTGAACGCACGAAAATTGAAGGGGTTTTCTCTGATTTAGGAGGATTCGGGGGGATGTTCGCACTTCCTGAAGGACTCAAGAATCCCATTTTAGTGAGCGGCACAGACGGAGTCGGGACAAAATTAAAAATTGCCTTTGCACTCGATAAACATGACTCAATCGGGATTGACTGCGTTGCTATGTGCGTTAATGATGTGTTATGTTCGGGAGCCAAGCCGTTATTTTTTCTTGATTATATAGCTGTAGGCAAAAATTATCCGGAAAAAGTTGCGCAAATTGTCTCAGGTGTTGCAGAAGGCTGCGTGCAGGCAAATTGTGCGTTAATAGGCGGAGAGACTGCGGAAATGCCGGGATTTTACCCAGTTAATGAATATGATTTAGCCGGTTTTGCTGTCGGAGTAGTTGAGCGCGAAAAGATTTTGAATCCTTCAAACGTGAAACAAGGCGATATTATTATTGCTCTGCCTTCAACTGGTGTGCATTCTAATGGATTCTCACTTGTAAGAAGAATTTTAGCGGAACATGATTTCAAGCAATATATTAACGAGTTCGCTAAGAGTCTGGGTGAAGAGTTATTAACTCCTACAAAAATTTATGTCCGTGAAGTGTTGCCGGTTATCGATAAAATAAAATCAATCGCTCATATAACGGGCGGCGGCTTTTATGAGAATATCCCCCGGGCGTTCGGTGAAGGACTCGCGGCAAAAATCGAACTCTCAAAAATTAAGACTCTCCCTGTATTTGACTATATTATGAAGGCCGGAAATATCGAGCTTGACGAAATGTATCACGTTTTTAATATGGGCGTGGGAATGATTTTAATAATTTCGCCTGAAAATGTTGACGGGATTCTAAAAAATTTAAACGAGTCATATATAATCGGAGAAATAATTAATAACGAAAATGGAGGCGTAATTTTATGGTGAAAATTTCCGTGCTTGTCTCAGGAGGCGGAACGAATTTACAGGCCCTAATTGACTCGCAGAATAACGGGATAATTAAATCGGGTCAAATTGTGCAGGTTATCTCAAGCAATGATAAAGCATTTGCACTCGAACGCGCTAAACGTGCAAATATTCCCAGTGAAGTAGTGAGCTTGAAGGAGTCGGGCGAAAATTTTGAGTCAAGATTGTTAGACTCGCTTAAAAAATTTAGTCCTGATTTAATCGTCTTGGCCGGATTCATGCATATTTTAAGCAAAAATTTTATTGAATCCTGTAACGCAAAAATTATAAATATTCACCCGTCATTAATTCCTGCGTTTTGCGGCAAAGGCTTTTACGGTCTTCACGTTCATGAAGCTGTGTTGAATTCGGGCGCAAAAGTTACCGGAGCTACTGTTCATTATGTGAATGAGATTCCCGACGGAGGGCAGATTATAGCGCAGAAAGCAATAAATATTCTCCCTGATGATACACCGGAAAAATTACAGCGCAGAGTCATGGAATTTGCGGAATGGGTTATTTTGCCGCGTGCTGTTGAAGAAGTTTGCAGGAAAATACAGCCGAAAATTTTTGAGCCTTGTATGAAATATCCCGGCCGGGGAATTATAACGGGAATGACTGAGTCCGGACAAATTGCGCTCGCTTATTTCATTATGGGCCGCAGTCAGTCAAGCAAGTCAAGAATCTTTGCTAAATCTGGCGATGATTTAATTATTAAGCTCGTGAATATAAAGCAGGATTTTGACAGTTCGTTAATTCTTTATTCGCCGCTTAGAGTTCACGGAGAAAATATTATAGTAACTAACGGGGATCAGACTGACACGATTTATAATTTTTTGAACGAGTCAAAAACTTTTGAGCAGGCTTTGAGGACTCGCGAATATGAACCGGACGCACCCCACTATACGCCCAGAATCAGCGCGATTATTAACAAAGAAGGCTACACACAAAGCATTCTTAAACGTTCAGGGCGATTCTTTTTCGAGTATGAATTTAAAGCAGGAACAGGTCATTTAATTCACACTTATGATCATGACGTTATGAGGGATAAAATTTTGCCTTCATTCAGTGGCGAACCTAGAGAAGTAAAAATTTGCGATGATATAAATTTATTTGCTGATTCACTATGGGCGGAACTCAGCGAAGATTATAGAGTCGCGCTTTATGTGAGATTTTATGAGCCTGATTTATCGAGCTATACCGACAAATTATTTAATACACTGTGATAATTTGCATTCACGTAAAAAATTTTGCGGCATTTATTCGAGTCTGTAAAATATAACACGCTATATATATTAAAGGAGTGATTTATTCATGAACGAGTACAAATTAAAATATGGCTGTAATCCCGATCAAAGCCCAGCAAGAATCTTCATGAGAAATAATCAGGATTTACCGCTTGAGATTCTCAACGGCCGGCCGGGCTATATAAATTTTCTTGACGCTTTGAATTCATGGCAGTTAGTGAAGGAATTACGCAAAAATTTAAATCTTCCTGCTGCTGCGTCATTCAAGCATGTGAGTCCGGCGGGTGCTGCTTTAGGTCTTCCCTTAAATGACAATGAGCGCAAATTATTCTTTGTTGACGAGAAATTAAATATAAATGACTCGTTACTTGCTTGTGCTTATGCAAGGGCGCGCGGGACTGACAGGCTTTCTTCTTTCGGGGACTGGGTAGCACTTAGTGATAAATGCGACAAGATTACAGCTGAATATATACGCCGTGAAGTTTCGGATGGAGTCATTGCCCCTGATTATGAGCCTGAAGCACTGGAAATCTTGAAATCTAAGCGCAAAGGAAATTATGCCGTTGTCAAGATTGACTCAAATTATGAGCCTGAAAATTTAGAGACCCGCGACGTTTTCGGGATAACTTTTGAGCAGTCGAGAAGCACCGCCCCCGTTTGTGAATTATCAAAATTTGACTCTCTTGTTACTGTCTCGCAGATAATGCCGGAGTCCGCAAAACGTGATTTAATTCTTGCGCTGATAACTCTTAAATATACTCAGTCTAATTCAGTCTGTGTTACTAAAAACGGGCAGACACTGGGAGTCGGAGCTGGTCAGCAATCAAGACTTCATTGTGTAAAACTTGCATGTGATAAGGCAGATTTAAGAATTCTACGCGAACACCCGAAAATTTTAGATTTAGAATTTAATTCAAAACTTGGCCGGCCTGAACGAGACAACGCAATTAATGTAATTCTCACGACAAACAGCGGCATTATTTCAGATTCCGAGCGTAAAGAATGGCTTGCAAGTAATTCCGGCGCGTCACTTGGCAGTGATGCATTCTTCCCGTTCGCTGATAATATAGAACGTGCTTATTTGAGCGGCGTTAAATTTATTGCACAGCCGGGCGGATCTATTCGTGATGATTTAGTGATTAAGGCCTGCGACGATCATAATATTTCAATGGTAATGACGGGTAAAAGATTATTCCATCATTAATATATATAGCAGCAAAAAATTTTTCCTAATATTCTACTCCCACCCGCCCACCCTGCTACTTCGTAGCAGAGTAGAATAGGAGAAAAGCAAAATCTGTAATCACGCTATATTTATTATTTATTTATATAGAAGGGAGCAAATTTTTATGTCTATTAATATCGAACTTGACGAGAAACACGCGCAGAGACTCGAACTTGTCTGCAATGCGCTTGAACTTGATTCGGCCGGTGCAGTGTCAGAAGCAATTGATATTTTTTTCCGTAAACTCGTAACTGACGGCAAAATTCCCATTGAAGAGTCAATGTCCGGAATCAGCGACCCTAAAGACGAGAAAGATTACAAGCTCGAAGATATACCCGATATTGATAATGCTAAGAAATACGGGCTCACAGCAAAGGAACGCGCAGGACTCGGCAAATCAGCAGCAAAAAATTTGAATAAGGCCGAACAGGGCGACCCTGCAGCACAAAACGTAATGGGAACTTATTACGAGAGCGGCAACGGATTCGAGAAAAATTACGACAAGGCTATTTACTGGTACACTAAGGCGGCAAATCAGGGTAATACTAACGCTCAATATCATTTAGGAGTGCTTTATAACAAGGCAAAAGAGAATCCCCTCCGCGCTTATTTCTGGTTTGAAGTTGCGAGATTATGCGGCTTTAATATCACTCATATACATCAAGACTATATAATCAGGTTGACTGAAATGCTTTCAGCCCGGCAAATTAAGCTAGCTCAAGATGAGGCAGTCAAGAAAGTTAAATCAATAAAGGGAGGCGAATAATTTATGAATATTCTCATAATCGGCGGGGGCGGGCGTGAACACGTTATCGCAAAATACGTCGCAAAGAATCCCAGAGTCAAAAAATTATATGCTCTTCCCGGCAACGGGGGGATCTCACAAATTGCCGAGTGCGTTAATATTTCAGCTGAAGACATTGACGGAATCGTAAAATTTGCTGAGACTCATTCTATAGATTTCGCAATTGTCGCACCTGATGATCCCTTAGCACTGGGAGCAGTTGACAGGCTCGAGTCAATCGGCGTTAAATGTTTCGGCCCGTCTCAGAACGCAGCAATAATCGAGAGCAGCAAAATTTTCGCAAAAGAATTAATGACTCGTTATAACATTCCCACTGCAAAATATAAAGTCTTCACGAACTTAGACGAGGCTTTATCACATGCGGCTTTATCAGATTGTCCGATTGTAATAAAAGCTGACGGGCTCGCAAAGGGGAAGGGCGTTACAGTCGCTGAAAATTTCAAACAGGCAAGGGACGCTATTATTTCATGCATGAAGGATAAAGCATTCGGAGCGAGCGGGGAGAAAATTTTAATTGAAGAGTGTCTACGAGGCCCGGAAGTTACTGTTTTAGCTTTAACTGACGGCAAAACTATACTCCCGCTGATTTCGTCAATGGATCACAAAAGAATCTATGACGGCAACAAAGGCCCTAATACCGGCGGAATGGGAGTCGCTGCTCCAAATTTTTATTATAGTGATGAGATTGCAGACGAATGCATGAAAAAAATATTTCTGCCCACTATTAACGCACTTAATCAGGAAGGCCGCAAATTTAAAGGATGTCTCTATTTCGGGTTAATGCTGACTCGGGACGGCGCAAAAGTCATCGAGTATAATTGCAGATTTGGAGATCCTGAAGCTGAAGCCGTTTTGCCTTTGCTTGATTGTGATTTGCTAGATATTTTGCTTGCTGTACGTGATGAGAGATTGAACGAGCTTAATATAAAGTTTAAAGACTCTGCGTCTTGCTGTGTTATTCTAGCGTCAGGAGGTTATCCCGGCAAATATTTATCAGGCTATGAAATCGATTTCGGCGATGTTGATAAGATAGAAGGAGTCGAAATTTTCCACTGCGGGACAAAATTTGAAAACGGGCAATATTACACGGCAGGAGGGCGAGTCTTAGCTGTTAATGCAGTCGCGAATGATTTTCCTTCAGCAAGAACTAAAGCATATGAGGCCGTCAACTGCATAAAATTTGAAAATATGCGCTACAGGTCAGATATAGGAGCGAGATAATTTATCATGAAAGATTATAATCTCGAACGTTTTATATCGGCTCAAGAAAGTGATTATAATATCGCATTGAACGAGATAAAACACGGCCGGAAAAAGAGTCATTGGATCTGGTATATATTCCCTCAGCTTAGGGGATTGGGCTATAGCTATAATTCTGATTTTTACGGAATTGAAGACGTTGACGAGGCAAAAAAATATTTAGCTCATCCCGTTTTAGGCGCAAGATTACAGGAAATCACAAGGGCATTGCTTGAACTCAAAGAAAATGACGCTAATAAAATTATGGGCAGTCCCGACGATATGAAGCTGCATTCTTGCATGACTCTTTTTGCGTATATATCGGGGAATGACTCAATTTTTCACAAGGCAATAAATAAATTTTTTGCTGGTCAGCAGGACTATAACACTTTGCAGATTATTAACTCATTCAAGCCAAAGCCGCGAATTTTGCCGGAAAATAATAATTTATCGTGGGATTCTCGTAACTGGCTCAACAGATTAAATGATACTGCACCTGATTATAGGGCGTTAAATCGTGAAGTCTGGCAAAATACTTTTGCAATAGTTGAAGCTAATTATTATGAGTTATCAGACGATGAAAAAATTTTATTGCGCAGTGAAGACAACCCCCGCAAAGAGTCAAAATTTTACGAGAATGAATTTACAGCCAAGTTTGAGCCGCTCAATATTCAGCCTGAAATTGAAGTAGTGCCCGATGATTGTCTTGATGTCGCTCATAACTGGGTAAATCAGGGTCTCGAAGTCTGTGTGTTGAATCTCGCAAACAGGCATAACCCCGGCGGCGGTGTAGTTGGAGGCTCGGCAGCTCAAGAAGAATATTTATTTCACTGCTCGGACTACTACAAATTTTTATATATTTTCGCTGATTATGCCGAACGATACGGACTCAAGCGTTCAAAATATCAATATCCATTAGATAGAAGTTTCGGCGGAATTTATAGCCCCGGTGTAATTGTCTTCAGAGAAAACGAGTCGCGCGGATATGAGCTTATAAAATCTCCGTGGGAAGTTAATTTTATCGCAGTCGCCGGAATGGTAAACCCCGAACGGGAAATTATAAACGGTGAAGAGTATATTATTCCTGAATTAGTAATCGGCGTGAAAAATAAAATCCGTACAATTTTTAGAATCGCCTGCGAGAATAAGCAAAGAAATCTTGTTTTAGGTGCATTAGGCTGCGGCGCTTTTCACTGTCCACCCCGTCATGTTGCGCAGTTATTCGGCGAGGTTTTACGCGAAAATGAATTTAAAGGCGCGTTTAATAAAATTTGTTTCGCTGTCAAGAGTCATATAGATCCGGAAAAAAGCGAGAATTATATAATTTTCCGTGAAATTCTTGACGGTTTCAAGATAAATTAATGCTTGATTATGCTATGATTCAACTATCAAATTTTCACACACAAAAAGGGGAGTATTTATTATGCACAAAAAATTTTCTTTTGCAATAATTACAATAATTATTTCTCTTGTCATGA
Proteins encoded:
- a CDS encoding flagellar assembly protein FliW; amino-acid sequence: MSNMTIKTSRFGEVEYKQEDLLFFPRGIPAFETMHEWILAGSDDSAIKWLQSINDGDLALPVTSPDAIQPDYNARIPEDELKMIGTVNPADLALLIVVSIPPAAPWNMTANLRAPILINLKTHKAVQVIALNEEYPIRHVIFPEDVREKMKASAQPAQLKQENGGDE
- the csrA gene encoding carbon storage regulator CsrA; its protein translation is MLVLSRRVNESIQIGTDIEIMVIDVRGDVVRLGITAPQSTQSWRKELWDVIVKENKTAAEGVRFPDYKAATRLPLSTFSKLSKIPTVHINNRIDDKE
- the purE gene encoding 5-(carboxyamino)imidazole ribonucleotide mutase; its protein translation is MNDKKIAVVLGSDSDLNIAEKCVKVLKTLGLEFTVNIISAHRTPEKAREFAINARDNNYGVIIAIAGKSAALAGVLAAHTRVPVIGVPVMSQDLGGLDALLSSVQMPPGVPVACVAIDGGANAAWLAARILAVSDNDLAQKLEIETQKMSESVEKKNHDIQAKFI
- a CDS encoding phosphoribosylformylglycinamidine cyclo-ligase; protein product: MTYKRNSYKDSGVDVTAGYESVKLMRSHVERTKIEGVFSDLGGFGGMFALPEGLKNPILVSGTDGVGTKLKIAFALDKHDSIGIDCVAMCVNDVLCSGAKPLFFLDYIAVGKNYPEKVAQIVSGVAEGCVQANCALIGGETAEMPGFYPVNEYDLAGFAVGVVEREKILNPSNVKQGDIIIALPSTGVHSNGFSLVRRILAEHDFKQYINEFAKSLGEELLTPTKIYVREVLPVIDKIKSIAHITGGGFYENIPRAFGEGLAAKIELSKIKTLPVFDYIMKAGNIELDEMYHVFNMGVGMILIISPENVDGILKNLNESYIIGEIINNENGGVILW
- a CDS encoding phosphoribosylglycinamide formyltransferase, coding for MVKISVLVSGGGTNLQALIDSQNNGIIKSGQIVQVISSNDKAFALERAKRANIPSEVVSLKESGENFESRLLDSLKKFSPDLIVLAGFMHILSKNFIESCNAKIINIHPSLIPAFCGKGFYGLHVHEAVLNSGAKVTGATVHYVNEIPDGGQIIAQKAINILPDDTPEKLQRRVMEFAEWVILPRAVEEVCRKIQPKIFEPCMKYPGRGIITGMTESGQIALAYFIMGRSQSSKSRIFAKSGDDLIIKLVNIKQDFDSSLILYSPLRVHGENIIVTNGDQTDTIYNFLNESKTFEQALRTREYEPDAPHYTPRISAIINKEGYTQSILKRSGRFFFEYEFKAGTGHLIHTYDHDVMRDKILPSFSGEPREVKICDDINLFADSLWAELSEDYRVALYVRFYEPDLSSYTDKLFNTL
- a CDS encoding phosphoribosylaminoimidazolecarboxamide formyltransferase, whose protein sequence is MNEYKLKYGCNPDQSPARIFMRNNQDLPLEILNGRPGYINFLDALNSWQLVKELRKNLNLPAAASFKHVSPAGAALGLPLNDNERKLFFVDEKLNINDSLLACAYARARGTDRLSSFGDWVALSDKCDKITAEYIRREVSDGVIAPDYEPEALEILKSKRKGNYAVVKIDSNYEPENLETRDVFGITFEQSRSTAPVCELSKFDSLVTVSQIMPESAKRDLILALITLKYTQSNSVCVTKNGQTLGVGAGQQSRLHCVKLACDKADLRILREHPKILDLEFNSKLGRPERDNAINVILTTNSGIISDSERKEWLASNSGASLGSDAFFPFADNIERAYLSGVKFIAQPGGSIRDDLVIKACDDHNISMVMTGKRLFHH
- a CDS encoding SEL1-like repeat protein → MSINIELDEKHAQRLELVCNALELDSAGAVSEAIDIFFRKLVTDGKIPIEESMSGISDPKDEKDYKLEDIPDIDNAKKYGLTAKERAGLGKSAAKNLNKAEQGDPAAQNVMGTYYESGNGFEKNYDKAIYWYTKAANQGNTNAQYHLGVLYNKAKENPLRAYFWFEVARLCGFNITHIHQDYIIRLTEMLSARQIKLAQDEAVKKVKSIKGGE
- the purD gene encoding phosphoribosylamine--glycine ligase, translating into MNILIIGGGGREHVIAKYVAKNPRVKKLYALPGNGGISQIAECVNISAEDIDGIVKFAETHSIDFAIVAPDDPLALGAVDRLESIGVKCFGPSQNAAIIESSKIFAKELMTRYNIPTAKYKVFTNLDEALSHAALSDCPIVIKADGLAKGKGVTVAENFKQARDAIISCMKDKAFGASGEKILIEECLRGPEVTVLALTDGKTILPLISSMDHKRIYDGNKGPNTGGMGVAAPNFYYSDEIADECMKKIFLPTINALNQEGRKFKGCLYFGLMLTRDGAKVIEYNCRFGDPEAEAVLPLLDCDLLDILLAVRDERLNELNIKFKDSASCCVILASGGYPGKYLSGYEIDFGDVDKIEGVEIFHCGTKFENGQYYTAGGRVLAVNAVANDFPSARTKAYEAVNCIKFENMRYRSDIGAR
- a CDS encoding TIGR02452 family protein; the encoded protein is MKDYNLERFISAQESDYNIALNEIKHGRKKSHWIWYIFPQLRGLGYSYNSDFYGIEDVDEAKKYLAHPVLGARLQEITRALLELKENDANKIMGSPDDMKLHSCMTLFAYISGNDSIFHKAINKFFAGQQDYNTLQIINSFKPKPRILPENNNLSWDSRNWLNRLNDTAPDYRALNREVWQNTFAIVEANYYELSDDEKILLRSEDNPRKESKFYENEFTAKFEPLNIQPEIEVVPDDCLDVAHNWVNQGLEVCVLNLANRHNPGGGVVGGSAAQEEYLFHCSDYYKFLYIFADYAERYGLKRSKYQYPLDRSFGGIYSPGVIVFRENESRGYELIKSPWEVNFIAVAGMVNPEREIINGEEYIIPELVIGVKNKIRTIFRIACENKQRNLVLGALGCGAFHCPPRHVAQLFGEVLRENEFKGAFNKICFAVKSHIDPEKSENYIIFREILDGFKIN